Proteins from a single region of candidate division KSB1 bacterium:
- a CDS encoding DUF3857 and transglutaminase domain-containing protein, whose product MGRPFEHLIRAALLGLCAATTLTAQTEFSDEDIRKMVRESPRFSDFPEAGAVILLDQVVHEINPDGSATTSEHFLVKILRDRGKTKFADLKRTYNLRTDSMTVLLAQTRKRFGAPIPVEKDAINDITPPELADAAVYANFHQKVISYPEVVPNVCLELKRRTFHRPGEVGRRYFWGLTTLQTDEPVMLKEYTVVVPKGVAFSYRTIGQELMPTVAARGEKVAYTWRVENVSQLIPEPFMPPELEPRLLYTSCPSWEALGRWLGEQFEDKVQPTPAVQAKAADLTTGVQGEEEKVRAVYLWLVRQVRNVELPLGVMGYAPHQAERVLENMYGDWRDKAALLTALLKSVGVQAEVALLKRNGAPVVEELPTPEQFDAVYVRVRLHGGKVLWLDPFAQDCRYGYFPGGDGTQALVLTQQGGELVRVPAFDAETNSCHLRGSYSFANDGSLLGEEHFRLGGVFDRRLRTRVKDLTPKELEQFFARAASGVGEGTQIVSRTLSDLKDLNGEAALDWSYRAPDFAIAEGEMIICHLPPIAFEFLQVPPYRPTVQDRRNPFHIERECLFESERRFRLPVGYRVGYLPAPLIVENEFGRWSVEFRTDGQGQPTVLEKRTVTLKRQTMGVEQYAAYKKVYDDFMHRRNTIILMEKSR is encoded by the coding sequence AGCGACGAAGACATTCGCAAGATGGTGCGTGAGTCGCCGCGCTTCTCAGATTTTCCGGAGGCGGGCGCGGTGATTCTGTTGGATCAGGTGGTCCACGAAATCAATCCGGACGGCAGCGCCACTACCAGCGAACATTTTCTGGTCAAAATCCTGCGCGACAGGGGCAAGACCAAATTTGCCGACCTCAAGCGCACCTACAACCTGCGCACCGACAGTATGACGGTGCTTCTTGCTCAGACGCGCAAGCGCTTCGGGGCCCCGATACCCGTGGAGAAGGATGCCATCAACGACATTACGCCACCGGAGCTGGCCGATGCCGCCGTATATGCCAATTTTCACCAGAAGGTCATCTCCTACCCTGAGGTGGTACCTAACGTGTGTTTGGAGCTAAAGCGGCGCACTTTCCACAGGCCCGGCGAGGTGGGGAGGCGCTACTTCTGGGGTCTAACCACGCTGCAGACCGACGAGCCGGTTATGCTCAAAGAGTACACAGTGGTGGTGCCAAAGGGCGTCGCTTTTTCATACCGCACCATTGGTCAAGAGCTCATGCCCACGGTCGCAGCGCGAGGCGAGAAGGTGGCCTATACCTGGCGAGTGGAGAATGTGTCGCAGCTGATCCCGGAGCCCTTCATGCCGCCAGAGCTGGAGCCTCGGCTTCTTTACACTTCGTGTCCTTCATGGGAGGCGCTGGGGAGATGGCTGGGCGAGCAGTTCGAGGACAAGGTGCAACCTACCCCTGCGGTTCAGGCGAAGGCAGCGGATCTGACCACAGGAGTGCAGGGTGAGGAGGAGAAGGTGCGGGCCGTGTACCTCTGGCTGGTGCGGCAGGTGCGCAACGTGGAGTTGCCGCTGGGGGTCATGGGTTACGCCCCGCATCAGGCAGAGCGCGTGCTGGAGAATATGTACGGAGACTGGCGCGACAAGGCAGCGTTGCTGACTGCCTTGCTGAAAAGCGTTGGTGTGCAGGCAGAGGTGGCCTTGCTCAAGAGGAACGGCGCGCCAGTGGTTGAGGAGCTCCCCACGCCGGAGCAGTTCGACGCCGTTTACGTGCGCGTGCGGCTGCACGGAGGCAAGGTGCTATGGCTTGACCCCTTCGCACAAGACTGTCGCTACGGCTACTTTCCCGGGGGCGACGGAACCCAGGCGCTGGTGCTCACCCAGCAAGGCGGTGAACTTGTCAGAGTGCCGGCATTCGATGCCGAAACAAACAGTTGCCACCTCCGCGGCTCATATTCCTTCGCCAACGACGGCAGCCTCCTTGGGGAGGAACACTTCAGGCTGGGGGGAGTATTCGACAGGCGGCTGAGAACACGCGTCAAAGACCTCACGCCCAAGGAGCTAGAGCAGTTTTTCGCGCGGGCGGCAAGTGGTGTGGGCGAAGGCACCCAGATTGTGAGCCGGACCCTTTCCGACCTCAAAGACCTCAATGGAGAGGCAGCGCTCGACTGGAGCTACCGTGCTCCCGACTTTGCGATTGCAGAAGGGGAGATGATAATCTGCCACTTGCCTCCCATTGCCTTCGAATTCCTGCAAGTCCCGCCATATCGGCCCACGGTCCAAGATCGCCGCAACCCCTTTCATATTGAGCGAGAGTGCCTCTTTGAGAGCGAAAGGCGCTTTCGCCTGCCAGTCGGATACAGGGTGGGTTACCTTCCCGCTCCCCTTATTGTAGAAAACGAGTTCGGCCGATGGTCGGTGGAGTTTCGTACAGATGGACAGGGACAGCCGACTGTGCTGGAAAAGCGCACGGTCACGCTCAAGCGACAAACCATGGGGGTGGAGCAGTACGCGGCGTACAAGAAGGTCTACGACGACTTCATGCACCGCCGTAATACGATCATTCTTATGGAGAAGAGCAGGTGA
- a CDS encoding insulinase family protein has product MRLSRLRRAALLAGISSLCAPVLIHGQSLDGMKGKVKERVLSNGMKVIVMERHDAPVASFHVYADVGSANESYGITGISHLLEHMAFKGSTTVGTTDYAQESVALARLDSVYEEMQREVRRPRPDSTRLAVLRQQFAALEAEAKRYVVTDEFIDLLRKEGDRSVNAYTSNDATQYINSLPSNRLEFWMAITSDRFLNPVFREFYKERDVVMEERRLSLETRPIGKLTEDFLATAFKAHPYHHTVIGHMSDLQRVTRKDVESYFRTYYIPSNMVVAIVGDVQPEEVFRLAELYFGRIPSGPKPEEPRTEEPEQWGERRVQVVAQSEPILVVGYHRPSIRHDDHFPLDALANIVGVGRSSRLYQEMVKNRKIAIQTGCFNGFPGQKYPNLIAFYAVPAKDHTSTECLQVLDEEIEKLKRAPVTDEELSKYKRMTKKDLLDQMKSNAGMAEMLANAEVLLGDWRATFEQLKRVDAVTAADVQRVANTYLTSRNRTIGEIVPEKGSAQ; this is encoded by the coding sequence ATGCGACTTTCCCGTCTAAGGCGTGCGGCCTTGCTGGCCGGCATAAGCTCTCTGTGTGCGCCCGTATTGATTCATGGTCAGTCGCTAGATGGCATGAAGGGCAAGGTCAAGGAGAGAGTGCTGAGTAACGGCATGAAGGTCATCGTCATGGAACGGCACGATGCTCCGGTAGCCTCTTTTCATGTGTACGCGGACGTAGGCAGCGCCAACGAGTCCTACGGCATTACCGGCATCTCCCACCTCCTGGAACACATGGCCTTCAAAGGAAGCACTACGGTCGGCACTACCGACTATGCCCAGGAATCAGTGGCCCTGGCGCGGCTGGATTCGGTGTATGAGGAGATGCAGCGTGAGGTGCGGCGCCCGCGCCCCGATTCCACCCGTCTTGCGGTGTTGCGCCAGCAGTTTGCCGCCCTGGAGGCCGAAGCCAAACGCTATGTGGTTACCGACGAATTCATCGACCTCTTGCGCAAAGAGGGCGACCGCAGCGTCAATGCCTACACCAGCAATGACGCAACCCAGTACATCAACTCCCTGCCTTCCAACCGCCTGGAGTTCTGGATGGCTATCACTTCTGACCGTTTCTTGAATCCAGTCTTTCGCGAGTTCTACAAGGAGCGCGACGTCGTGATGGAAGAGCGTCGCCTGAGCCTGGAGACCCGCCCGATTGGCAAGCTCACCGAGGACTTTTTGGCCACTGCCTTCAAGGCGCACCCCTACCACCACACGGTGATCGGCCACATGTCTGACCTGCAACGCGTCACGAGAAAGGATGTGGAAAGCTACTTCCGCACTTACTACATCCCCAGCAACATGGTGGTGGCGATCGTTGGAGACGTGCAACCTGAGGAGGTGTTCCGGTTGGCAGAGCTCTATTTTGGGCGCATCCCCAGCGGTCCCAAGCCGGAAGAGCCACGCACTGAGGAGCCGGAGCAGTGGGGCGAGCGGCGCGTGCAAGTGGTGGCGCAGTCGGAACCGATTCTTGTGGTGGGCTACCACCGACCGTCCATCCGTCACGACGATCATTTCCCGCTGGACGCCCTCGCCAACATCGTGGGCGTAGGGCGCTCCAGCCGCCTGTACCAGGAGATGGTGAAGAACCGCAAGATCGCCATCCAGACTGGCTGCTTTAACGGCTTTCCCGGGCAAAAATACCCCAATCTCATCGCCTTCTACGCGGTACCTGCCAAAGATCACACATCTACCGAGTGTCTGCAGGTTCTCGATGAGGAGATTGAGAAGCTGAAACGTGCTCCGGTCACGGACGAGGAGCTGAGCAAGTACAAGCGCATGACCAAAAAAGACTTGCTGGACCAGATGAAATCGAATGCTGGCATGGCAGAGATGTTGGCCAATGCAGAGGTGCTTCTGGGCGACTGGCGGGCTACCTTCGAGCAGCTCAAGCGTGTGGACGCCGTCACTGCTGCCGACGTGCAGCGCGTGGCTAACACCTACCTCACCTCCCGCAACCGCACCATCGGCGAGATCGTGCCAGAAAAAGGGTCAGCGCAATAA